The following proteins come from a genomic window of Gossypium raimondii isolate GPD5lz chromosome 5, ASM2569854v1, whole genome shotgun sequence:
- the LOC105769483 gene encoding transcription factor bHLH145 — protein sequence MGEGCGSWFPQQQFHWQSPNLISLAAPNPLGLQSTNPRFMNFGTDMVSATGTSPVYANPELHHFGVSQRNEPRGWFYCLPRFRQVFAPASNPLLKEQHLADRYENLKESGTSKAGTGAAEKRFLVFDQSGDQTTLIFSSAFGTHTKCLSSWGPKSPAAGNFNGDVPMAKATGNLHSGLISTDVSYDKGTDVQSEMHEDTEELNALLYSDADSEYSEDEEVTSTGHSPSTMTAQDEQFEGGSEEVDSSTRLIKKRKLLDGSYGCLPLLMDTANSGNFNRYSEYEDDADSSCAKGQNPGSGDTDSSSSYKRMRKDKIRETVTVLRSIIPGGEGKDAVAVLDEAINYLKSLKLKAETLGLNTL from the coding sequence ATGGGAGAAGGCTGTGGATCTTGGTTTCCTCAGCAGCAATTTCATTGGCAATCACCCAACTTGATTTCTTTGGCTGCTCCCAATCCGTTGGGACTGCAAAGTACTAATCCTAGATTCATGAACTTCGGCACTGATATGGTCTCTGCTACTGGGACTTCGCCGGTTTATGCAAATCCAGAATTACATCACTTTGGGGTTAGCCAACGAAATGAACCTCGTGGCTGGTTTTACTGTTTGCCCCGTTTCAGACAGGTCTTTGCGCCTGCTTCAAACCCTTTGTTGAAAGAGCAACACCTGGCTGACCGATATGAGAATCTTAAGGAAAGTGGTACCTCCAAGGCAGGGACCGGGGCTGCTGAGAAGAGATTCCTTGTTTTTGATCAATCTGGTGATCAAACTACCCTGATTTTCAGTTCTGCTTTTGGGACTCATACCAAGTGCCTGTCTTCTTGGGGTCCAAAATCTCCTGCTGCTGGTAACTTTAATGGGGATGTTCCCATGGCTAAAGCAACAGGGAATCTTCACTCTGGACTGATATCTACGGATGTGTCTTATGACAAAGGGACTGATGTGCAAAGTGAAATGCACGAGGACACTGAGGAACTCAATGCGTTGCTTTATTCGGATGCTGATAGTGAGTATTCCGAGGATGAAGAAGTTACAAGCACTGGTCATTCCCCTAGTACAATGACTGCCCAGGATGAGCAATTTGAGGGAGGTAGTGAAGAGGTTGATAGCTCTACAAGGCTAATTAAAAAGCGAAAACTGCTTGATGGCAGTTATGGTTGTTTGCCCTTGCTTATGGATACTGCTAATTCGGGGAATTTTAACAGATATTCTGAATACGAGGATGATGCAGATTCAAGCTGTGCCAAAGGCCAAAATCCTGGATCAGGTGATACAGATTCGTCTTCAAGCTACAAGAGAATGAGAAAGGATAAAATTCGAGAGACGGTGACTGTTTTGCGAAGCATAATCCCAGGCGGAGAGGGAAAGGATGCAGTTGCGGTTCTTGATGAAGCTATCAACTACCTGAAATCCCTGAAACTTAAAGCCGAAACCTTGGGACTTAACACTCTATGA